A single Seriola aureovittata isolate HTS-2021-v1 ecotype China chromosome 19, ASM2101889v1, whole genome shotgun sequence DNA region contains:
- the vta1 gene encoding vacuolar protein sorting-associated protein VTA1 homolog isoform X2 produces MALPAQLKPIQHHLRTAQEHDKRDPVVAYYCRLFAMQTGMKLDSKTPECRKFLVKLMDQLESMKKELSDNDSISQEVVGNAHIENYALKMFIYADNEDRGGRFHKNMIKSFYTASLLLDVLSVFGELSEENIQHRKYARWKATYIHNCLKNGETPQAGPIAMDEDGEADEFGAEGFSGPGPSHGGSFRGGPPSQPYDDQDKSLGPGPAPGIGFSPSPGAGPSGPPTTSFNNIHIPPGAHAPANTPAELPPPTEGVKPVPMPRTVPTVDPTLLSAQQQGGVQLSPDDFTKAQKYCKYAGSALQYEDVGTAIQNLQKALKLLTTGKE; encoded by the exons GTCGGCTCTTTGCTATGCAGACGGGCATGAAGCTGGACAGTAAAACACCAGAGTGCCGAAAGTTCCTGGTCAAACTCATGGACCAGCTGGAGTCG atgAAGAAGGAGCTGAGTGACAACGACTCCATCAGTCAGGAGGTCGTTGGTAACGCTCACATCGAAAACTACGCCTTAAAAATGTTCATCTACGCCGACAACGAGGACCGAGGAGGACGATTCCACAA GAACATGATCAAGTCTTTCTACACAGCCAGTCTGCTGCTGGATGTCTTGTCTGTGTTTGGGGAGCTGTCAGAGGAG AATATCCAGCACAGGAAGTATGCCCGCTGGAAGGCCACCTACATCCACAACTGCCTGAAGAACGGGGAGACGCCTCAGGCTGGGCCCATCGCCATGGACGAGGACGGGGAAGCAG ATGAGTTTGGAGCTGAAGGTTTCTCAGGCCCGGGCCCCTCCCACGGAGGATCCTTCAGGGGAGGTCCTCCCTCCCAGCCCTATGACGACCAGGACAAAAGTTTGGGTCCAGGTCCCGCGCCAGGGATTGGGTTTAGTCCAAGTCCAGGAGCGGGGCCATCGGGTCCCCCCACCACCAGCTTCAACAACATCCACATCCCACCAGGCGCCCACGCACCAGCCAACACTCCAGCCGAGCTTCCTCCACCCACAG AAGGAGTTAAACCCGTGCCTATGCCCCGAACTGTGCCCACTGTTGACCCCACACTGCTCAGCGCCCAGCAGCAgg GCGGCGTTCAGCTCAGCCCGGACGACTTCACCAAGGCCCAGAAGTACTGCAAGTACGCCGGCAGTGCCCTGCAGTACGAGGACGTCGGCACGGCGATCCAGAACCTCCAGAAAGCCCTGAAACTCCTCACGACCGGCAAAGAATGA
- the vta1 gene encoding vacuolar protein sorting-associated protein VTA1 homolog isoform X1, with amino-acid sequence MALPAQLKPIQHHLRTAQEHDKRDPVVAYYCRLFAMQTGMKLDSKTPECRKFLVKLMDQLESMKKELSDNDSISQEVVGNAHIENYALKMFIYADNEDRGGRFHKNMIKSFYTASLLLDVLSVFGELSEENIQHRKYARWKATYIHNCLKNGETPQAGPIAMDEDGEADEFGAEGFSGPGPSHGGSFRGGPPSQPYDDQDKSLGPGPAPGIGFSPSPGAGPSGPPTTSFNNIHIPPGAHAPANTPAELPPPTAEGVKPVPMPRTVPTVDPTLLSAQQQGGVQLSPDDFTKAQKYCKYAGSALQYEDVGTAIQNLQKALKLLTTGKE; translated from the exons GTCGGCTCTTTGCTATGCAGACGGGCATGAAGCTGGACAGTAAAACACCAGAGTGCCGAAAGTTCCTGGTCAAACTCATGGACCAGCTGGAGTCG atgAAGAAGGAGCTGAGTGACAACGACTCCATCAGTCAGGAGGTCGTTGGTAACGCTCACATCGAAAACTACGCCTTAAAAATGTTCATCTACGCCGACAACGAGGACCGAGGAGGACGATTCCACAA GAACATGATCAAGTCTTTCTACACAGCCAGTCTGCTGCTGGATGTCTTGTCTGTGTTTGGGGAGCTGTCAGAGGAG AATATCCAGCACAGGAAGTATGCCCGCTGGAAGGCCACCTACATCCACAACTGCCTGAAGAACGGGGAGACGCCTCAGGCTGGGCCCATCGCCATGGACGAGGACGGGGAAGCAG ATGAGTTTGGAGCTGAAGGTTTCTCAGGCCCGGGCCCCTCCCACGGAGGATCCTTCAGGGGAGGTCCTCCCTCCCAGCCCTATGACGACCAGGACAAAAGTTTGGGTCCAGGTCCCGCGCCAGGGATTGGGTTTAGTCCAAGTCCAGGAGCGGGGCCATCGGGTCCCCCCACCACCAGCTTCAACAACATCCACATCCCACCAGGCGCCCACGCACCAGCCAACACTCCAGCCGAGCTTCCTCCACCCACAG CAGAAGGAGTTAAACCCGTGCCTATGCCCCGAACTGTGCCCACTGTTGACCCCACACTGCTCAGCGCCCAGCAGCAgg GCGGCGTTCAGCTCAGCCCGGACGACTTCACCAAGGCCCAGAAGTACTGCAAGTACGCCGGCAGTGCCCTGCAGTACGAGGACGTCGGCACGGCGATCCAGAACCTCCAGAAAGCCCTGAAACTCCTCACGACCGGCAAAGAATGA
- the vta1 gene encoding vacuolar protein sorting-associated protein VTA1 homolog isoform X3: MALPAQLKPIQHHLRTAQEHDKRDPVVAYYCRLFAMQTGMKLDSKTPECRKFLVKLMDQLESMKKELSDNDSISQEVVGNAHIENYALKMFIYADNEDRGGRFHKNMIKSFYTASLLLDVLSVFGELSEENIQHRKYARWKATYIHNCLKNGETPQAGPIAMDEDGEADEFGAEGFSGPGPSHGGSFRGGPPSQPYDDQDKSLGPGPAPGIGFSPSPGAGPSGPPTTSFNNIHIPPGAHAPANTPAELPPPTGGVQLSPDDFTKAQKYCKYAGSALQYEDVGTAIQNLQKALKLLTTGKE, translated from the exons GTCGGCTCTTTGCTATGCAGACGGGCATGAAGCTGGACAGTAAAACACCAGAGTGCCGAAAGTTCCTGGTCAAACTCATGGACCAGCTGGAGTCG atgAAGAAGGAGCTGAGTGACAACGACTCCATCAGTCAGGAGGTCGTTGGTAACGCTCACATCGAAAACTACGCCTTAAAAATGTTCATCTACGCCGACAACGAGGACCGAGGAGGACGATTCCACAA GAACATGATCAAGTCTTTCTACACAGCCAGTCTGCTGCTGGATGTCTTGTCTGTGTTTGGGGAGCTGTCAGAGGAG AATATCCAGCACAGGAAGTATGCCCGCTGGAAGGCCACCTACATCCACAACTGCCTGAAGAACGGGGAGACGCCTCAGGCTGGGCCCATCGCCATGGACGAGGACGGGGAAGCAG ATGAGTTTGGAGCTGAAGGTTTCTCAGGCCCGGGCCCCTCCCACGGAGGATCCTTCAGGGGAGGTCCTCCCTCCCAGCCCTATGACGACCAGGACAAAAGTTTGGGTCCAGGTCCCGCGCCAGGGATTGGGTTTAGTCCAAGTCCAGGAGCGGGGCCATCGGGTCCCCCCACCACCAGCTTCAACAACATCCACATCCCACCAGGCGCCCACGCACCAGCCAACACTCCAGCCGAGCTTCCTCCACCCACAG GCGGCGTTCAGCTCAGCCCGGACGACTTCACCAAGGCCCAGAAGTACTGCAAGTACGCCGGCAGTGCCCTGCAGTACGAGGACGTCGGCACGGCGATCCAGAACCTCCAGAAAGCCCTGAAACTCCTCACGACCGGCAAAGAATGA